The following proteins come from a genomic window of Nicotiana tomentosiformis chromosome 12, ASM39032v3, whole genome shotgun sequence:
- the LOC138902576 gene encoding uncharacterized protein gives MSVTQYEMRFSEWAHHAIWLVPTQRERIRRFIDDLNYGLRFVMTREIASGARFDEVVDISRSLEHVRIQESEDREAKRPHGSGGFSGVSFGGQSYPSRGCPYRPAQMACPVHRGASASDDSYSARPGQSSFSALPAQSSSRAPLIQGSSILGPSSSYSGSRGPIQSPPPLVDRRFLECGEFVHVWRQCPRCFRGPV, from the coding sequence ATGtcagtgacccagtatgagatgagattttctgagtggGCTCATCACgcaatctggttggttcccacacagagggagaggattaggaggtttattgatgacctcaactatggactgcgcttcgtcatgactcgggagattgcatcaggtgctaggtttgacgaggtggttgatatttctAGGAGTCTAGAGCATGTTCGCATCCAGGAGAgcgaggacagggaggccaagaggcctcatggttcgggtggatttagcggtgtttcTTTTGGAGGACAGTCCTACCCCAGCAGGGGTtgcccttataggcccgctcagatggcttgtccggttcatcgtggtgcatcagctagcgatgattcatacagtgctcgtccaggtcagtcatctttcagtgccctcccagctcagagttcatctcgtgctccatTAATTCAAGGTTCATCGATACTAggtccttctagcagttattctggttctcggggtccgaTTCAGTCTCCACCACCATTAGTGGATCGGAGATTCTTAGAGTGCGGGGAGTTTGTACATGTATGGAGGCAGTGTCCCCGTTGTTTTAGAGGTCCAGTTTAA